From one Alosa alosa isolate M-15738 ecotype Scorff River chromosome 5, AALO_Geno_1.1, whole genome shotgun sequence genomic stretch:
- the tmem161b gene encoding transmembrane protein 161B: MGVISVQLVVTMVMASVIQKIIPHYSFARWLLCSGGLRWYQHPTDDELRSLAGKLQKGKSKKDRKYNGHIDNKPLTIPKDIDLQLETKCIAEVDTLALHYFPEFQWLVDFTVAATVVYLITELYFCVAEPSGEMNISVVWCLLVLAFVIKILFSLTAHYFKLEEGGERSLCITFAFFFFVKAMAILIVTENYLEFGLETGFANFSESAVQFLENQGLQSQGPISKLTFKLILALLCSLIGAFLTFPGLRLAQMHLDALTLTTGKVTQILLHINFLAPLIMVLLWVKPLTKDYIMNPTLGKENVPLMSEQTFDTLRLWAILLLCALRLAMMRHHLQAYLNLARKAVEQMKKEAGRISTVDLQKMVARVFYYLCVIALQYMAPLVMLLHTTLLLKTLGGHSWWVYPEEDQPCPLHVNPEAAATVVGGAGASGPVATETGAGGGVAPSVAQLSVALGGLRTVFSPLLFRGLLSFLTWWIAACLFSTSLFGLFYHQYLMAA, translated from the exons ATG GGTGTGATCAGTGTGCAGCTGGTAGTTACCATGGTAATGGCCAGCGTTATCCAGAAGATCATACCACACTACTCCTTCGCAAGATGGCTCCTCTGCAGTGGCGG TCTGCGTTGGTATCAGCATCCCACAGATGATGAGTTACGGAGCCTCGCTGGAAAACTCCAAAAGGGAAAGAGCAAGAAAGACAG GAAGTACAACGGGCACATAGACAACAAACCTCTGACCATTCCCAAGGACATCGACCTCCAGCTGGAGACGAAATGCATTGCCGAAGTGGATACGTTAG CACTTCATTATTTCCCAGAGTTCCAGTGGCTGGTGGACTTTACGGTGGCCGCCACCGTGGTGTACCTCATCACCGAGCTGTACTTCTGCGTGGCAGAGCCCAGTGGAGAGATGAACATCAGCGTGGTGTGGTGCCTACTGGTCCTGGCCTTCGTCAT AAAGATTCTGTTCTCCCTCACTGCCCATTACTTCAAGCTGGAAGAGGGGGGAGAGCGCTCCCTCTGCATCACCTTtgccttcttcttcttcgtcaAGGCCATGGCCATCCTTATCGTCACCGAGAACTACCTGGAGTTCGGCCTGGAGACAG GGTTTGCTAATTTCTCTGAAAGTGCTGTGCAGTTTCTTGAGAATCAAGGGCTTCAGTCCCA GGGCCCCATATCCAAGCTAACCTTCAAGCTGATCCTGGCGCTCCTCTGCTCCCTGATTGGAGCGTTCCTGACCTTTCCCGGCCTGCGATTGGCCCAGATGCATCTGGACGCCCTTACACTGACCACTGGCAAAGTCACGCA GATTTTGCTGCATATCAACTTCTTGGCTCCGCTGATAATGGTTCTGCTGTGGGTGAAGCCGTTAACCAAGGACTACATCATGAACCCCACTCTGGGGAAAGAGAATGTGCCTTT gaTGAGTGAGCAGACCTTCGACACACTGCGTCTGTGGGCCATCCTGCTGCTGTGCGCTCTGAGGCTGGCCATGATGCGCCACCACCTGCAGGCCTACCTCAACCTGGCCAGGAAGGCCGTGGAGCAGATGAAGAAGGAGGCCGGACGCATCAGCACCGTCGACCTGCAGAAGATG GTGGCGCGGGTCTTTTACTACCTATGTGTCATCGCACTCCAGTACATGGCCCCTCTGGTGATGCTGCTGCACACAACCTTGCTGCTAAAAACTTTAG GCGGTCACTCGTGGTGGGTGTATCCTGAAGAGGACCAGCCTTGCCCTTTGCATGTGAACCCTGAAGCTGCCGCCACTGTGGTGGGAGGAGCAGGAGCGTCAGGGCCCGTCGCTACGGAGACCGGGGCCGGAGGCGGGGTCGCGCCGTCCGTGGCCCAGCTGTCAGTGGCCCTGGGCGGCCTGCGGACAGTCTTCAGCCCCCTGCTCTTTCGCGGTCTGCTGTCCTTCCTCACCTGGTGGATCGCTGCCTGcctcttctccacctccctctttGGCCTCTTCTACCACCAGTACCTGATGGCCGCGTAG